A region from the Misgurnus anguillicaudatus chromosome 7, ASM2758022v2, whole genome shotgun sequence genome encodes:
- the LOC129449171 gene encoding uncharacterized protein, whose amino-acid sequence MPGRDCHPFPFPPLACTHTVLIYPGPSSLSSRVRGAYVIMMRLLESQQEAKRCLLGTMEPIEMLRLLLLLFNRLGRGDTQPCPMPNTVICRSIAYAAQTFKRNRAARIRRFARRQMKLREEFAALLTEYNSRSSTRTIWMQQRYGVWWEHVLTSWTDTEWRINFRMRKTTFLELCNILRPYLHRETTTFRKPVPVEQRVAISIWRLATNVEFRTIAHLFAIGQSTAVTIANHVASVIVDKLLPLYIRTPSVDEVQIIIQGFRDRWGFPQCGGAIDGTHIGILAPPDCPADYYNRKGFYSVILQGVVDHRLRFWDINVGWPGKVHDARVFGNSSLFERGQSDTLFPDIKERFAGVDVPIVILGDAAYPLLPWLMKPYPETQQTTPAQITFNNRLSRARMTVERAFGLLKGRWRCLMKRYDCQIDNINTIISACCVLHNFCESNDEEFDDRDLRVHEDFESRECNPLNSNTMSGAYRDALCSYFANL is encoded by the exons atgcccggGCGCGATTGCCACCCCTTCCCTTTTCCCCCACTCGCttgcactcacactgtacttatCTATCCGGGCCCAAGCTCGCTTTCGTCACGCGTTCGTGGCGCTTACGTCATTATGATGCGACTGCTTGAATCACAACAGGAAGCGAAGCGTTGTCTCCTCGGAACAATGGAGCCCATCGAGATGTTGCGTTTGTTGCTTTTACTTTTTAATCGTTTGGGTCGCGGGGATACACAGCCTTGTCCTATGCCAAACACTGTGATTTGTCGATCTATCGCGTATGCCGCTCAGACATTTAAACGTAACCGTGCTGCGCGCATCAGAAGATTTGCAAGGAGGCAAATGAAGCTGAGGGAAGAGTTTGCTGCTTTACTAACCGAGTACAATTCCCGTTCATCAACAAG GACCATCTGGATGCAGCAGAGATATGGTGTGTGGTGGGAACACGTTCTCACAAGCTGGACGGACACTGAATGGAGGATCAATTTCAGAATGAGAAAGACAACGTTCTTGGAATTGTGCAACATCCTTCGGCCATACCTTCATAGAGAAACAACAACTTTCAGGAAACCAGTGCCGGTGGAACAGCGTGTGGCGATCAGCATCTGGAGACTAGCAACAAACGTAGAGTTCAGGACCATAGCCCATTTATTTGCAATTGGACAGTCAACTGCTGTTACTATTGCTAATCATGTTGCATCAGTAATAGTGGACAAGTTGCTGCCCCTTTATATCCGGACACCCTCAGTGGATGAAGTGCAGATCATAATTCAGGGCTTCCGTGACCGGTGGGGATTCCCGCAATGTGGAGGTGCTATTGATGGTACTCATATTGGGATCTTGGCTCCACCTGACTGCCCTGCAGACTATTACAATCGTAAAGGTTTTTACTCTGTCATCCTGCAGGGTGTGGTTGACCATCGACTTCGGTTTTGGGACATAAATGTGGGTTGGCCGGGCAAAGTCCATGATGCACGAGTGTTTGGCAATTCATCACTGTTTGAAAGGGGTCAGAGTGATACACTGTTTCCTGATATCAAAGAAAGGTTTGCTGGTGTAGACGTACCAATTGTCATTTTAGGGGATGCAGCATATCCGTTGTTGCCATGGTTAATGAAGCCATATCCAGAAACACAACAAACAACCCCTGCACAGATAACCTTTAACAACCGACTAAGCAGAGCACGGATGACTGTTGAGAGGGCATTCGGTCTTCTTAAGGGAAGATGGAGATGTTTAATGAAGCGCTATGACTGCCAAATTGATAACATCAATACCATAATCTCTGCTTGTTGTGTGCTTCACAATTTTTGTGAAAGTAATGACGAGGAATTTGATGACAGAGACCTTCGTGTTCATGAAGATTTTGAGTCTCGTGAATGTAACCCTCTTAATTCCAACACTATGTCAGGTGCCTATCGAGATGCACTATGTTCATATTTTGCAAATCTGTAA
- the LOC129414817 gene encoding myb/SANT-like DNA-binding domain-containing protein 7, whose amino-acid sequence MATKGSLWSTAEVQCLIDIWADESIQKQLDSTHKNSEIFGRIRDYLCSRGYKRTIDQCREKLKKLRAQYLKVRDALRRSGSSSDEKDRFPWYDAVDKIIGLKPSSQPCLLQSCETRTPSPSATTVPENKDRRRRRTTQHSFQRGLTVAIVPRSHLRLLTRTQARTMFQRPHDSAERGKGTLIWVT is encoded by the exons ATGGCTACCAAGGGTTCACTGTGGTCTACGGCCGAGGTTCAGTGTTTGATCGATATCTGGGCTGATGAAAGCATTCAAAAACAACTGGATAGTACGCACAAGAACTCCGAGATATTCGGTAGAATTCGTGACTATCTTTGTAGTCGTGGTTACAAGAGAACCATTGACCAGTGCCGCGAAAAGTTGAAAAAGCTGCGTGCTCAGTATCTGAAGGTACGAGATGCACTCCGCAGATCAGGCAGCTCATCTGACGAAAAAGACCGGTTTCCGTGGTACGATGCAGTCGACAAAATAATCGGGCTTAAACCGAGCAGCCAACCGTGTTTATTACAATCTTGTGAAACACGTACACCATCTCCATCAGCAACGACCGTTCCAGAGAACAAGGACCGACGACGGCGTCGAACA ACTCAACACTCATTTCAGAGAGGTCTCACAGTGGCGATCGTACCGAGGAGTCACCTGAGACTTCTGACACGAACGCAAGCTCGGACAATGTTCCAACGCCCTCACGACAGTGCCGAAAGAGGAAAAGGAACACTGATATGGGTGACATGA